A genomic segment from Corythoichthys intestinalis isolate RoL2023-P3 chromosome 2, ASM3026506v1, whole genome shotgun sequence encodes:
- the LOC130912411 gene encoding gap junction gamma-1 protein-like: protein MSWSFLTRLLDEISNHSTFVGKIWLTVLIIFRIVLTAVGGESIYYDEQSKFVCNTNQPGCENVCYDAYAPLSHVRFWIFQVIMISTPTIMYLGFAMHKIARMDDSDYRRPGKKKKMPIISRGAVRDYEEAEDNGEEDPMVAEEIEQEKPDKAEPSLQEKKHDGRRRILRDGLMKIYIFQLLWRSAFEVGFLCGQYILYGFEVIPCYVCTRSPCPHTVDCFVSRPTEKTIFLLIMYVVSFLCLILTIFEIMHLGIGGVRDSFRKRVTLRSEQPSSLHAIACAPPGYHAAVKKGVKEELRILPTGDPGMDSFGHKGNSSRDLERLSKHLKLAQQHLDQAYHMEEGKHSRSSSPEVHTVAQTPAEQNRFNFAQEKRADASQKGIHA, encoded by the exons ATGAGTTGGAGTTTCCTGACGCGTCTTCTGGATGAGATTTCTAACCACTCCACCTTTGTGGGGAAGATTTGGCTGACTGTGCTCATCATCTTCCGCATCGTCCTGACTGCGGTTGGCGGGGAGTCCATCTACTACGATGAGCAGAGCAAGTTTGTCTGCAATACGAACCAGCCTGGATGTGAGAATGTGTGCTATGATGCCTATGCACCGCTCTCTCACGTTCGATTCTGGATCTTTCAG GTAATTATGATCTCCACTCCAACTATAATGTACCTGGGATTCGCCATGCACAAGATCGCCCGCATGGACGACTCGGACTATCGGCGGCCAGGCAAGAAAAAGAAGATGCCCATCATCAGCCGTGGTGCCGTTCGGGACTATGAGGAGGCAGAGGACAATGGTGAAGAAGACCCCATGGTTGCTGAGGAGATCGAACAGGAGAAGCCAGACAAGGCAGAACCAA GTTTACAAGAGAAGAAGCATGACGGACGGCGGCGGATCCTGCGAGATGGCCTGATGAAAATCTACATATTTCAGCTGCTGTGGCGCTCAGCCTTTGAAGTTGGCTTCCTTTGTGGCCAGTACATCCTGTATGGCTTTGAGGTTATCCCTTGCTATGTGTGCACTCGCTCCCCATGCCCACACACGGTGGACTGCTTTGTGTCTCGGCCCACTGAAAAGACAATCTTCCTGCTGATCATGTACGTGGTGTCTTTCCTCTGCCTGATCCTAACGATCTTTGAAATCATGCACTTGGGCATCGGCGGTGTCCGTGACTCATTCCGCAAACGGGTCACACTCAGATCGGAACAGCCTTCTTCCTTGCATGCCATAGCTTGCGCTCCACCAGGTTATCATGCCGCTGTGAAAAAAGGAGTCAAAGAGGAGCTGAGGATCTTGCCAACAGGTGACCCTGGCATGGACAGTTTTGGCCACAAGGGCAACTCATCCCGTGACCTGGAACGATTGAGTAAGCACTTGAAACTAGCACAGCAGCACTTGGACCAGGCCTACCACATGGAGGAGGGAAAGCATTCGCGCAGCAGCAGCCCTGAGGTCCATACTGTAGCGCAGACACCAGCTGAGCAGAACCGCTTCAATTTTGCCCAAGAGAAGCGGGCAGATGCCAGCCAAAAAG GAATACAT
- the LOC130912092 gene encoding ADP-ribosylation factor-like protein 8 produces MLALINRLLDWFKSLFWKEEMELTLVGLQYSGKTTFVNVIASDETLIGVMVDEMKRLLRKLMSKFVQMDVIRKAEDILDVDYRNKENWHDTGNIAVSHDTRQYMEQVEDYL; encoded by the exons atgctggcactaataaaccggcttttagactggttcaagtctttattttggaaggaagagatggagctgaccctggtcggcctccagtattcgggaaaaacgacgttcgtcaacgtaattgcc tctgacgaaaccctaattggagtgatggttgatgagatgaagaggctgctgaggaagctgatgtccaaatttgtgcaaatggatgtgatcaggaaagctgaggatatcctagatgttgattacaggaacaaggagaactggcatgacacaggcaacatagcagtatcacatgataccagacaatacatggagcaagttgaagactatctctga
- the stk11ip gene encoding serine/threonine-protein kinase 11-interacting protein — protein sequence MSRTLSGQSSLVISLATLLRNNGELVLGGSSTLTLPATSLQQLNRLFEQHLLSRSQQHGFLALPSHPADTASLLQLQFLFDILQKTISLKLINPSSTRLQSTVKIFPFKSLKCLELKNIPPHCLEGLRGVYSQLEVFICSKSLSSLEELLSLCGGDLSSALPWLELHTLNFSYNLIMCLDQSLSLLNVLKCLDLSHNKIQECAEFLMPLSELEHLNLGYNCLQRAPTLSFSSRVKLLTLILRNNELETINGVEQLSSLQHLDLAYNLLLEHSQLAPLSLLHCLNILNLEGNPLYFQKTHRTCTVRHLSPEAAGQRLKLDGAQLSSSELSVLPKAGKLMVHVQSCPPAVLEQSLAELSSGAGELSDSLSVGEVIASRVRKKKSKTKVKVRRASISEPSDTDYKAVPSSQDIVLPHKEEIERMSSFRDQLGEDWLRYQHHLDAEAVQSPVTTVQGQETLSNSLVTSLSLSQEVLPHPLMSSEPRVQTSEVEAEQETESTLQWPSHSSQHSESTLEETAVDDQVDTPVCSQQLNLSSHISVTKESGDFKEGEDDKDLGVDQCLPLLVGVLSDKEDEKCQDAGRKEVFLRVKQGHLLEVDVQSGQERCRLGLDCLTRVDATQAPWTHKESKAMFPAVEIQFDYIMKEKKRKCYVLLDHDPQQALKDLVDVLSAVVEAKRHCDAGHFPDSVYLQCLRCGSEFMQAGGRDRRARPMRLAEHGDERDGKEMMEWDEEDKGSCDNCPECGGDHLIQLQGQLFPLSSTPIQHPARAGSEHKKVNPDITGTPVEASTTAAIEDINTLDSSFNIGEGGTNSFSLSYNANSQSKDDLAGSYSYSSTPPSIQPLGSTNSTGNLELLTEAFSVVDHRLKLFLDVDVFEEEEELSCFLQTSLVRFGEPQECPSLVVVSDKRIYILDVKTGAMKGQLSDWLHKRECYPILELSYLEVGLGSQSIHMAFDDRGASGVAYTLLVRDGVRCKRFFGLLTGIVREMAHRTDSKLRSISTARLNPQHHLWPLVCEDIQTDVEDGQLQFCYVLAFLPQDNMWVPMTVLATRETLYLLSEDHQWGKGTNHPTTLNDSLTQSSGSFSVLETLPISCVSSVHLWPNEQCRMDVKLYDETQKEEKTWQVRSESSELLQDLLAWVRTQWEAMFGVRLHTIMHSKET from the exons ATGTCTCGTACTTTGAGTGGTCAGTCTTCGCTTGTCATTAGCCTGGCAACACTCCTCCGAAATAATG GCGAGTTGGTGCTCGGAGGCAGCAGCACGCTGACCCTGCCAGCGACAAGCTTGCAGCAGCTGAACCGACTGTTTGAGCAGCACTTGTTGTCCAGGAGTCAACAACATGGCTTTCTAGCCCTGCCGTCCCATCCAGCTGACACGGCATCTTTGTTGCAGCTGCAGTTCCTCTTTGACATCCTGCAAAAGACAATTTCCCTTAAG CTCATTAATCCATCAAGCACAAGACTGCAGTCTACAGTCAAGATATTCCCTTTTAAATCTTTGAAGTGTTTGGAG CTGAAGAATATCCCACCACATTGTCTTGAGGGGCTCAGAGGAGTTTATTCCCAGTTGGAGGTCTTCATCTGCTCAAAGAGCCTCAGCTCCCTGGAG GAGCTGCTTTCCCTGTGCGGCGGTGACCTCAGCTCTGCACTGCCGTGGCTAGAGCTTCACACGCTCAATTTTAGCTACAACCTCATAATGTGCCTTGACCAGTCTTTG AGTCTTTTGAATGTCCTCAAGTGTTTGGATTTAAGCCACAACAAGATTCAGGAGTGTGCAGAATTTCTAATG CCTTTGAGTGAATTGGAACATTTGAATCTGGGCTACAATTGCCTACAGAGGGCGCCAACACTTAGCTTCAGCTCCAGGGTAAAACTACTCACGCTGATCCTCAGGAACAATGAACTGGAGACGATAAATG GTGTCGAGCAGTTGTCCTCACTCCAACATTTGGACTTGGCCTACAATCTTCTACTGGAGCattctcaactggctcctctctcaTTGCTTCATTGCCTTAACATA TTGAACCTGGAGGGCAACCCGCTGTATTTCCAGAAGACCCACCGCACATGTACTGTCCGACACCTCTCGCCAGAAGCTGCTGGCCAAAGA CTTAAACTCGACGGCGCCCAGCTCTCCTCCTCTGAGTTATCT GTTCTTCCGAAAGCTGGAAAACTGATGGTCCACGTCCAGTCGTGTCCTCCAGCAGTGTTAGAACAAAGTCTTGCTGAATTGTCAAGTGGAGCTGGAGAGCTCAGCGACAGTCTGTCAGTGGGGGAGGTGATAGCTTCACGTGTTCGTAAGAAAAAGTCCAAG ACAAAAGTGAAAGTGCGACGTGCGAGTATCTCTGAGCCCAGTGACACGGACTACAAGGCAGTGCCCTCGTCACAGG ACATTGTCCTTCCACACAAAGAGGAAATTGAGCGCATGTCAAGTTTCAGAGATCAGTTGGGTGAGGACTGGCTGCGGTACCAGCACCATCTAGACGCAGAAGCTGTACAGTCACCTGTGACTACTGTTCAAGGCCAGGAAACCCTCTCCAACAGCCTTGTCACCTCCCTGAGCCTTTCCCAAGAGGTTCTTCCTCATCCACTAATGTCATCCGAGCCAAGGGTGCAGACGTCTGAGGTCGAGGCAGAGCAAGAGACAGAGTCCACATTGCAGTGGCCCAGTCACAGCTCGCAGCACTCTGAGTCAACCCTCGAAGAGACTGCAGTAGATGATCAGGTGGACACACCGGTGTGTTCTCAGCAACTGAATTTGAGCTCTCACATATCAGTGACAAAAGAAAGTGGCGATTTCAAAGAGGGAGAAGATGACAAAGATCTGGGAG TGGACCAGTGTCTGCCGCTTCTGGTGGGTGTGTTATCTGACAAAGAAGATGAAAAGTGTCAGGATGCGGGGAGAAAGGAGGTGTTTCTTCGTGTCAAACAGGGCCATTTACTTGAGGTGGACGTGCAATCGGGCCAAGAAAGATGTCGCCTCGGGCTGGACTGTCTGACTAGAGTGGATGCCACACAGGCACCTTGGACACACAAG GAGAGCAAAGCAATGTTCCCAGCTGTTGAGATCCAGTTTGACTATATCATGAAGGAAAAGAAGCGGAAATGTTATGTCCTTTTGGATCATGACCCACAGCAGGCACTTAAG GATCTTGTTGATGTGCTCTCAGCTGTGGTGGAGGCTAAACGCCATTGTGACGCTGGGCACTTTCCAGACAGTGTTTATTTGCAGTGCCTTCGTTGTGGGTCAGAGTTCATGCAGGCTGGAGGTCGAGATAGGAGAGCAAGGCCTATGAGGCTGGCAGAGCACGGAGATGAGCGGGATGGCAAAGAGATGATGGAATGGGACGAGGAGGACAAAG GAAGCTGTGATAACTGTCCAGAATGTGGAGGTGACCACTTAATCCAGCTACAGGGCCAGTTATTTCCTCTCAGCAGTACACCAATCCAACACCCAGCAAGAGCAGGCAGTGAACACAAAAAG GTGAACCCTGATATTACAGGTACTCCGGTGGAAGCTTCCACCACTGCTGCGATTGAGGACATCAACACACTGGACAGCTCATTCAATATTGGTGAGGGCGGGACAAACTCATTCTCCCTGTCCTACAACGCTAACAGTCAAAGCAAGGACGATCTTGCTGGCAGCTACAGCTACAGTTCCACACCACCCAGTATCCAGCCTCTTGGAAGCACAAACTCAACTG GTAATTTGGAACTGCTGACTGAGGCCTTTTCGGTGGTGGACCATCGGCTGAAGCTTTTCTTGGATGTGGACGTCTTTGAAGAGGAAGAGGAGCTCAGTTGTTTCCTACAG ACATCTCTTGTGAGATTTGGGGAGCCACAAGAGTGTCCATCTCTGGTAGTGGTGTCTGACAAAAGAATCTACATCCTTGACGTGAAAACAGGAGCGAT GAAAGGGCAGCTCTCTGATTGGCTCCACAAACGTGAATGCTACCCAATATTAGAGCTCAGCTACCTGGAGGTGGGACTTGGCTCTCAGAGTATTCACATGGCATTTGACGATAGGGGAGCAAGTGGCGTAGCATACACCCTCTTGGTGCGAGACGGTGTACGCTGCAAACGCTTCTTTGGCCTGCTGACAG GAATTGTGCGTGAGATGGCACACCGGACCGACAGCAAACTGAGGTCAATCTCAACCGCCAGACTTAATCCTCAACATCATCTCTG GCCTCTTGTGTGCGAAGACATCCAGACAGATGTCGAGGATGGCCAACTACAGTTTTGCTACGTTCTGGCGTTTTTGCCGCAAG ATAACATGTGGGTTCCAATGACTGTGCTGGCAACCCGAGAGACACTTTACCTGTTGAGCGAGGATCACCAGTGGGGGAAAGGAACAAACCACCCGACGACACTCAACGACAGCCTGACGCAGAGCAGCGGGAGCTTCTCTGTTCTCGAAACACTGCCCATCAGCTGTGTAAGCTCAGTCCACCTGTGGCCCAATGAGCAGTGTCGGATGGATGTCAAGCTGTACGACGAG ACACAGAAAGAGGAGAAGACCTGGCAAGTGCGTTCAGAGAGTTCAGAGCTCCTACAGGACCTGCTGGCATGGGTCCGAACACAGTGGGAAGCCATGTTCGGTGTTAGGCTACACACAATTATGCACAGCAAAGAAACATGA